One Megalobrama amblycephala isolate DHTTF-2021 linkage group LG15, ASM1881202v1, whole genome shotgun sequence genomic window, CAGGGTGGCACAGATGACAAATATGGCTCTTTTATTATGAACTGACAAGGTAATAACAGTAAACATGGTAATGCATCATCCAGATGACCCCAACTGATCCTTGTGGCAGAGTTAAAAGGTTTATAAATCTCTCTCAAATACTGGTAAAAAATGCTAATTTCAAGTATGGGTAGGTTAGTATACTTTCCATGTCAGTTGGTACAActatagtgtgtgtatatatatatatatatatatatatatatatatatatatatatatatatatatatatatatatatatatatacacacacaactatttggttgtaccacctgacataaaaacaggaaaaaaaaaaaaagaaaaaaaaagaatttaaacacattaaaatgttatttaacaactgaaacttgtttaaacacattgttcatgattaaaaatatgcattacatcagtttcaaaaaaagatttttagaaaacagctttatttttcagtgatgtaatataatatatatatatatatatatatatatatatatatatatatatatatatagtgtgtgtgtgtgatagtaTCTGTTTTTATTCTCCGGTTCTGAATGTTCAAAGCCTACACATTCTCCTCTGAGCACAGTAGACTGATTTATAAAATATCACTTTCACTTTCCAAACCCCACTGAATCACAGGGTTTTCTGGGGGAATTTAAACACTcgtggtgtatgtgtgtgtgtttatgcgaGGGGGAGTTTCCATTACAAGCGGGTCTCCACTGTGGGTCGAGGGAAATCTTTACAGTGTCATATTACAGCGTTGTGAGGGGGAAGTGAGAAAGACGCGTCTGTACATCCTCATAACACACTGTTGTTTCTGCCTCTGATTCATTTGATATTTGAAACGTGATCAGTCACTGTCGTTCTGTGTGGAATCGAATCAACGTTTTAAAGACTTCACAACCATTCAAGGTAAGGAAACCCATCAGCGATTACTTGGTTTTCTGAAGAAATTTAACAACTGTATTGTTTTAAGTTCCGTTTCCAGCTAAAATATCAACTTTGTTAGTTTAATATTATGTCTaaccattcatttttttatcatCAGAGCAATGCAAGGACCAGAACTGATTGACTCGAGGAGTCGTTTTCGATTTATTGAATCATGCCTTGGCTTGATGGGCTGTTTGTGTATCAGCTATGCGATCTGGACACCTCATTGGCTGGATGAAAGGGGTCTGTGGTTCTCAGGGAATGAGACCGGACCGAAGGACAGCTGGAACACCGAAGACATTGCTAAAGGTGTGTGATGTGTTTGCTTTTACCACATACCTTAGGGAATGAAAGCTATTCAGAAGTGTCATTCTAAAcgtttggttaaaaaaaaaagtagaattattacatattgctattttaaataatataatataatgggTCTCCTTACAAgccaaacaaaaaaagtttatatatatatttatttatatggtcATATTTTATCTCGCCTTGTGAAAGAAGTGAATCATGACTGCTACTAGTGccccctcaaaaaaaaaatatgagcaTTATGCCTCCGAAGCTCTTTTACTTGATTTTGACCCGTCTAAATACtgaaacataacattttaggCGCCCACGTGTGGCCTTTGTTAATTTTATACAACTGCTTTGGATCTTAGAAACATACATTCATGTGGCCTCTAAAAAAAAATGCGTTCCTGTTTTGTTTCTTACTTTTTAGGCCTTTGATAGCACTATTTTTGGAGTATAGAAATATATAGCCGTAAGGTCTGATTGGAGCTGAAAGCTTAAGAAAAATTTTGTGGCATTTTTGCAAGTTTTGACCTGCTGAGAAGTAGAGCAGCATTATAAGTGGGAATGTTTGAACTTCTTCTCCTGAGTTTCCAACGTTGGCGTAAAATAATGATATGGTTTTGTGTTGGAGGGGTTTCTACGCTTCGGTGGGCTGCAGCAGATAGGCTGTGACACGCTGAACTCGCATTACTCGCATGTTTTATTAGTTGTAGCCTGTCTGGTTTTTCCctcagttcattttttttcagaacaaGACAAGTGAAAATAATTTAAGGATGACGTTATGACGGATCagttcttttttaaaatagtttcaCAATGTGATGTTCTTCAAGAGCACTCAAACTGAAATCATTGTCATGGTTTTATGCTAGacgttcttaaagggatagtcaacacaaaaatgaaaatttactcaccctcatgccgttccaaacctGGCGCATTTCgccttctgtggaacacaaaagaagatattttgaagattgtTGTTAACTAAACGGCTTTGGTTCCCATTGAGTTCCATTATATAGAGTTCCATTATtataacactttcaaatgcccagaaagctactaaagacgtatttaaaacagctcatgtgactacagtggttcaactttaatgttatgaatcgacgagaatactttttgtgcgccaaaaaacaaaacaaaataacttgattcaataatatctagtgatgagtgatttcaaaacactgcttcatgaagctttatgaatcttttgtttcgaatcagtggttcggagcgtgtatcaaactgccaaagtcacgtgatctattgaaatttcaaaacacttatgacgtaactaagtcttgtttactgaaatcatgtgactttggcagtttgatacaagcTCCGAAACAGAAATTGTTggataaagtcgttattttattttttatttttttggctgttaacacattcatactatattaaaggaacactccactttttttgaaaataggctcattttccaactcccctagagttaaacagttgagttttacagtttttgaatccattcagccaatctccgggtctggcggtaccacttttagcatagcttagcatagttcattgaatctgattagaccgttagcatctcgctcaaaaatgaccaaagagctgcgtaatatcatcgctcctgctgcacccatggtacggcagcaaagttccttgattattacgccggaacgagagtatagttcctagccatatcggcctagaaaatcgcaacttttcattttccgtctgtcttagtacacgatgtaactacagaagagtcaagttttaaataggaaaaatattgaaactctttggtcatttttttgagcgagatgctaacggtctaatcagattcaataaactatgctaagctatgctaaaagagGTACTGCCAAAcccagagatcggctgaatggattcaaaaatggtaaaactcaactgtttaactctaggggagttggaaaatgagcctattttcaaaaaaaaaaagtggagtgttcctttaaattcATGTATATTAAAGGTGTTTTGGTCTGGTTTCCACAGCTCTGGAGGCTGAGAGAGTGTTTGCATTGGTCGCTTTCCTGATGTCTGTGAGCTCTGGAGTGCTGTGCCTCATGTTCGCCCTCTGCTGGACGTCTCAAACGGTGCGCTCCTATTCGAACACTCGCTCACTGCTGATGGCAGGCCAGGCGCTTGACCCGACCACCCTGCTGCTGTTCACACTAGTACCTACAGGTCAGTACCTCGATATTTGGCTTTCTATTGCCACATAATGTACATGTTTTAACCTTCTCCCCATTTtctttccaggatttttcttttttctcagcTGGGCACTTTTCACGCATCAACATATTAGTGAGATCAGGGATGACATCACTCGACTTGGACTTTCCTATTGGCTGGGAGTGGTGGGCTGGGCTTTGCTATTGGCTTTGCTGCCTATAGTCTTCCTGGCGGAAAAGTGTGTGGTTCCCGATATCCTGCCGGAGCTAATACAGTCCACTGATATGTGGTGTAAGGCCCCGGAGGTTGCACACGCACGATCGTTTAGTGAGGGTTGCCATTGTTCACAGCACAAGTCTCATCCTGACTTCAGGAGGTACATGTCAATGCCTTGAACGAGAAGAACGACGAAGCAAGGAAATGCACAAGAGAAGAGACTCTAGTCTCGCTGGTCTTCTAGCCAAATATATGAGTTGGGAATATGTCTCGCAACAGGCGTCAAGAACCAGGATGAGAAACCTGTAACTGCTCTCCGGGATATGAGACACAAAGCTACAGGTTATATTAAGGTTCTGTGCTGGCTTTGGCAGTGGTTTCACAGCTGTACTTGGGCGGGGACGCCCAAAAATGTGGTTATTACACATAATGGACTATCATTTCACTATCTAAGTGCTGAAAAGATCTTCAACAGTTTATTTCACCATAACTTTTCATAGTCAACTGCAGTTGTCAATATATGAACTTAtaaattttaaatgcattttaaattagtGCTATCAAATTgataatcgcaattaatcgcacctaaaataaaagtttgtaaatatatatatatgtgtatacatacagtcaaaccaaaatgtattcagacaccttgaacatttcattcattaatacagtttatccactatagtttaaaaaatggtaataaaatatgatatgATCTCATAAAAAAtcaatcttaattatgtcagataacacttaagcaaaacatgttcaggtcaaagtgtctgaataatttttggttccaaattatcaattttactggtattccactgtatgaagaatttttgggtataatatgtcacagtttactttattttgctatcctcacttacataatgAACTATAATGTCTTGCACCcagtagtaaaaatatatcaaaaataatttttggtttgactgtatatacacacagtatggatacacacatattttatatatttacaaacttttatgttagatgcgattaatcgatttgacagcactatttttaattaattagctaaattattaacaaaatataaatgttaaacgACACATCTGTTGTGGTTTGTTGAAAATACACCTCAGGGACAATTACCTAAATGTCagttatctttaaaaaaaacactaaatttGTTTTCGCAAACCTATAATAAAGTGATGTATAATTGCAGTACTTGTTATAATTAATCAAGGTAATGGCTAACATAGATTGCAAAGGGAAGTGCTCAAGCACCGTACTGTTATGGTTACCTCGAACACATTCATTAGCACCATATTTCGTGACATCTGAAAATATGCATTCTGAATAACTTTGATCATTACTGAAACATTTGAAAAACCGCTTGAATTATATGTTCTTCTATGGAACAAGACAAACTTCTAATTAAATGATCACAACTGCCAGAGTGTTCGGTTTTACAGGCAAGCCTGAAATAGTCACAAAGCACTTTTGTACTGTGAACACTTAATGTGAGAGGCACTCCCAGGTGCTAATGCAGAATTCAACACTACTTGATGGTGctacagttgtttttttttattttattttattttttgcaaacaGTGCTCTCTACTGGTGATAGTACAAAGAGCATCATGTTTTGTCTATtagttgcattttttaaaaatgttttaattatacttttttttgtatttttttatgtaataaatgaaaaatgcataaaGTTGATTCTGTTTGTTTATAgcagtgtttttttattattattatttaaagactATTTTATTGATCTCAAATTTTTAATCAACTTTTTACTgtagtttgttttttctttttattattttgttgtttttgcaattttacatttatataaaataaaaaaataaagttaattatatatatatatatatatatatatatatatatatatatatatatatatatatatatatatatatatatatatatatagctttaatttatttctgtttcagttATATTGTTttaggcccagtttcacagacagggtgtagattaagccaggattaggccttagttcaattaggacatttaaaggtgcagtaaacAATTTGAGAAatgctgttgatatttgaaatcaccaaaacaaacacgccCTTGATAGCTCCGCCCCCAAATTCACAAACATGCAACACATGCAACTCCCCCTAATGAGTGTATACAACAGTGGCGAGCGGTGACCGGGTTTTTTTTTAACCGGGTATGCTGTCATGTCAAAACTGTGCAGAAATGTACGTtggatttgtttattatatactAAATGCTCTGGTTCACTCTACACAGAGTGTTAGATACTGTTGCTTACTCTCTTGACACATAGTAACGCAGTAAAAAGTATTTCTAATATGTGTTGGACCTTTTATTGAAACTAGTTCTAGTTTTCTTTCAAGTATTTAATCTAatatttgtcttattttatttcagcgttattttcaattaatattttaatagttttggttttagttcacagtgacatcattgtattggaataataaatagtttttaaaaactGCAATTCTTTCAGTATGTTTATAGGTTTCAAATGAACTACGCTAATTCGTGAGCATCTTGAAAAGAATCTGACAAATGCAAAACAGAAGCGTTTTCACTTGTGGTCTCAAGACTTTTGAACCGCATTGTATGCAGATCAGATCATTAAATTCGTACAGAGAAACACGAAACATCAGTAACGTCATGCCCTCTGCCATTCCGTTCTTCATTATAATGGAGACAAAAAACAAGACGGGGAGCTTTCTGAACCTGTAGTGTTACACTCTGATCCCACCCAAGTCGAGATGAATGAACTGGCTGTGTTAATTGTGCATTAATCAGGCGCGGGTCTAATTGAAAGGCAGTTCCGTCCTTTTAGCGGTGTCTAATGAGTTTGTTATTAAATCCGCTGAGaactgtttttttaatttactatcAGGAAAGCGCCTAATTGGCCCTCAGAACACAACTTGAGTGTCCTTGAAGGTTGTGACGGCGGGAGATTGAGAGCGCACCGGTAGACATCGCCGCTTCCCCGAAGGGAGTATGAAGGCAGCTCTGTGTGTTCTGGTTGCAAGCAGCCACTTAAATGATCGTTTGAGGAGAATTTCAGTGTAGCGCGGATGTCAGAGGAACTCAGCTGTCCACACAGTGCTGACATGATGCAGGTGTGCCCTTTTTCTGCTGTGTACGCTTTTCAGTGTTATTTATGATTGTTTGTTCCCAGGCGAGGACCTCTTTTTCCATTAAAAAGACAGCCTGTCCTGAAGTGTCCCTGTTCAGGGCAAATACTGTTCGAAATTAACTTATGATTCCCCTTATAAAACTTACCATAGTAACCGTGGAGTACATTCAAAGTTCCTACAGTAACACTGTAATTCtggcagaaagaaagaaagacctTATTCAGAGCAGCAGCATGTATGAAAGCGAGGCTGTGAAGAATAGACCGTTTTTCAATGGCATCCACTGGAAGTTCAAGTTCGGTTTAtttctaaagcacatttaaaaatggCCACAGGCcaaccaaag contains:
- the si:ch211-256a21.4 gene encoding uncharacterized protein si:ch211-256a21.4, which codes for MQGPELIDSRSRFRFIESCLGLMGCLCISYAIWTPHWLDERGLWFSGNETGPKDSWNTEDIAKALEAERVFALVAFLMSVSSGVLCLMFALCWTSQTVRSYSNTRSLLMAGQALDPTTLLLFTLVPTGFFFFLSWALFTHQHISEIRDDITRLGLSYWLGVVGWALLLALLPIVFLAEKCVVPDILPELIQSTDMWCKAPEVAHARSFSEGCHCSQHKSHPDFRRYMSMP